A DNA window from Arachis duranensis cultivar V14167 chromosome 3, aradu.V14167.gnm2.J7QH, whole genome shotgun sequence contains the following coding sequences:
- the LOC127745463 gene encoding uncharacterized protein LOC127745463, with product MSNAENPREVSREGTSEKSFRPFFRVGKFTNYTLLTVLIAEVYQQIAERQLKNMEGVGDKNLYCDYHKDFKHKTWDCLELKDALEQAIREEKLREFSQFIREPRRKERERSEEVPPNNPDTNPMVVVNVVVGRNAPPKLRSTVQKDARVLAVSSGNHKVPPRELPEISFGPGHRWCDELPEDPPMVITMRIGTSLVKRILVEAGADLNIMIQNVFDALGLKEINLKDHRHGVIRLGDNYIKPDGSIILPICVGSGASRKSAMAEFVVLRDSMAYNIILRRRTINELLANIFTKLLTMKFAVDNRSVVLIQEDLEMAVACDNASLILWKRSKEAAGCSWRTSTVRSTSTQGLNHKVTWKNFG from the coding sequence ATGAGCAACGCTGAAAATCCAAGAGAAGTATCAAGAGAAGGGACATCCGAAAAATCGTTTAGACCATTTTTCCGGGTGGGCAAGTTCACCAATTACACTCTGTTGACCGTTCTCATAGCTGAAGTCTACCAGCAAATTGCAGAGAGGCAATTGAAAAATATGGAGGGGGTTGGGGACAAAAACCTTTACTGTGATTATCACAAGGATTTCAAGCACAAAACATGGGATTGTCTCGAATTGAAAGATGCACTGGAGCAGGCCATCCGAGAAGAAAAGCTAAGGGAGTTCTCACAATTCATTCGTGAACCaaggagaaaggagagagagcgTTCTGAGGAAGTTCCCCCTAATAACCCAGACACAAACCCAATGGTGGTGGTAAATGTGGTGGTTGGAAGAAATGCCCCACCTAAGTTAAGATCTACGGTGCAAAAAGACGCCAGGGTGCTAGCCGTGTCTTCAGGAAACCATAAGGTTCCTCCCAGAGAACTCCCTGAGATATCGTTTGGCCCTGGGCACCGCTGGTGTGACGAGCTTCCTGAAGACCCACCAATGGTGATCACGATGAGGATCGGGACTAGTTTGGTCAAACGAATATTGGTGGAGGCAGGGGCTGATTTGAACATCATGATCCAAAATGTGTTCGATGCCCTAGGGCTCAAAGAGATCAACCTCAAGGACCACCGTCATGGGGTCATAAGGTTGGGTGACAATTACATCAAACCCGATGGCTCTATTATCCTACCGATCTGCGTAGGTTCCGGGGCGAGCAGGAAGTCTGCAATGGCTGAGTTCGTGGTTTTGAGGGATTCTATGGCGTATAACATCATCCTTAGAAGGAGAACCATTAACGAACTGTTGGCTAATATTTTCACAAAGCTCCTGACAATGAAGTTTGCGGTGGACAACAGATCGGTGGTATTGATCCAGGAAGACTTGGAAATGGCGGTTGCTTGTGACAATGCTAGCTTAATATTGTGGAAGAGATCAAAGGAGGCAGCTGGGTGTTCTTGGCGGACCTCGACGGTAAGGTCGACGAGCACCCAAGGCTTGAACCACAAGGTGACCTGGAAAAATTTTGGGTAG